A portion of the Rhodanobacter sp. AS-Z3 genome contains these proteins:
- a CDS encoding NahK/ErcS family hybrid sensor histidine kinase/response regulator: MIQGWLLLLVSLLYVGLLFVVAYAGDRRPLYPRQPRLRPIVYSLALAVYCSSWTLYGAVGTAARDGLAYLPIYLGPILLFVFGFGLLRRLVRVVRQRNITSIADFIGARFGKSHGLAALVAVIAVIAVVPYIALQFKAVAMSYGVLGGTAMGAVKAGGIDSAMWCAALLALFAILFGTRSIDATEHHHGLMLAIALESLIKLFVFVALAGYALWRGPGLAVTAQLPVTQLSHGLSPGFIGHTLLAFLAMFCLPRQFQIGMVECEDAGDLSRARWMVPLYLVIVSIAVLPIVAAGAHMPLVRDGAADAWVLTLPMAYGDRTIALLAFLGGFSAATGMVIVAAVALSTMISNDLVMPALLRIRRFRLEQRSDLSQLVLGVRRVAIILLAVMAYAYYRVAANAENLAATGLLAFAAVAQFAPALIAAIYWRGASRRGVMIGLAAGATVWFYTLLLPALIHSDGWLQYGPFGWDWLRPQALFHLGGWEPVMHGAFWSLLINVACLVFFSLRYRPSLEERLHAAMFIEPDPSSRGGAGDWRGRVVVADLRTIAERIVGERSSTRAFEEYAHRNGKLLSPTAAADRALIQYTERLLAAAVGAANARRILISALSGRGLDLAESMALLDEASQELRFNRDLLSTTLENVSQGISVVDANMHLVAWNRRYLELFDYPEGLVHVGVPVAELIRRNAELGECGPGEVDGHVVRRIEHMRAGSSHLFQRIRPDGTVIEMRGRALPGGGYVTTYTDVTAYKNAELALREANETLELRVEQRTAELSEALVATAQARRAAEAANISKTRFVAAASHDLLQPLNAARLFTSALRQHPGLDADAGQLAERIDASFRAAEDLIDALLDTSRLDTGSYRPEVVGFALAELFDSLTAQFGVVAEQRGLRLRVVPTRLAVRSDPQLLRRILQNFLSNALRYTHHGGVLLGARRVGDEVRIEVWDSGPGIAAEQRACIFDEFQRLEQPSPWGEKGLGLGLSICDRLAGILGHRLDLQSRVHHGSCFAVTVLRNEAVPARDGRPARNGPDSPLPLTVLCLDNDASILEGMRALLGRWGVDCRTVLDVAQARVELARGAIDLILVDYHLADDVDGLQALQQLREELGELPPVAIITADGSSELKQRARALGYPVLQKPVKPAALRALLAAPLRGQQSQPD; encoded by the coding sequence TTGATCCAGGGTTGGCTGTTGCTGCTGGTCTCGTTGCTGTACGTCGGCCTGTTGTTTGTCGTGGCCTACGCCGGCGACCGTCGGCCGTTGTATCCGCGCCAGCCGCGCCTGCGTCCGATCGTCTACAGCCTCGCGCTGGCGGTGTACTGCTCATCGTGGACGCTCTATGGCGCGGTGGGCACGGCGGCGCGCGACGGCCTGGCCTACCTGCCCATCTATCTGGGTCCGATTCTGTTGTTCGTCTTCGGCTTCGGGCTGCTGCGCCGGTTGGTGCGTGTAGTCAGGCAGCGCAACATCACTTCAATCGCCGACTTCATCGGTGCGCGCTTCGGCAAATCCCATGGACTCGCTGCCCTGGTGGCGGTGATCGCGGTCATTGCGGTGGTGCCGTATATCGCCCTGCAGTTCAAGGCCGTGGCGATGTCCTATGGCGTGCTTGGTGGCACGGCAATGGGTGCGGTGAAGGCCGGTGGCATCGATAGCGCGATGTGGTGCGCGGCCTTGCTGGCGCTGTTTGCGATTCTGTTTGGCACGCGCAGTATCGACGCCACCGAACATCACCATGGCTTGATGCTGGCGATTGCGCTGGAGTCGCTGATCAAGCTATTCGTATTTGTCGCGCTCGCAGGTTATGCGCTATGGCGCGGTCCGGGTCTCGCCGTTACCGCGCAGCTGCCGGTGACCCAGTTGAGCCATGGTCTCTCGCCCGGATTTATTGGTCATACGTTGTTGGCTTTTCTTGCGATGTTCTGCCTTCCGCGCCAATTCCAGATCGGCATGGTGGAGTGCGAGGACGCGGGCGATCTTTCGCGCGCGCGCTGGATGGTGCCGTTGTATCTGGTCATTGTCAGCATCGCGGTGCTGCCGATTGTGGCCGCAGGCGCGCATATGCCATTGGTGAGAGATGGCGCAGCCGATGCGTGGGTACTGACGTTGCCGATGGCGTATGGCGATCGAACCATCGCTTTGCTCGCTTTTCTCGGTGGCTTCTCGGCAGCGACCGGCATGGTCATCGTCGCGGCCGTGGCGCTGTCCACGATGATCAGCAACGATCTGGTGATGCCTGCCCTGTTGCGCATCCGTCGCTTCCGACTGGAACAGCGCAGCGATCTTTCGCAGCTGGTGCTTGGCGTGCGCCGGGTGGCGATCATCCTGCTGGCCGTCATGGCCTATGCGTACTATCGGGTCGCCGCCAACGCCGAAAACCTGGCTGCCACCGGTCTGCTTGCGTTCGCCGCGGTGGCGCAATTTGCGCCGGCACTGATCGCGGCCATCTATTGGCGCGGCGCCAGTCGGCGCGGTGTGATGATCGGCCTCGCGGCGGGTGCCACGGTATGGTTCTACACCTTGTTGCTGCCGGCGCTGATCCACTCGGATGGCTGGCTGCAGTACGGGCCGTTCGGCTGGGACTGGTTGCGCCCGCAGGCACTGTTCCATCTCGGCGGTTGGGAACCGGTGATGCACGGTGCGTTCTGGTCGCTGTTGATCAACGTGGCTTGCCTGGTTTTCTTCTCGCTGCGTTACCGGCCAAGCCTCGAAGAACGCCTGCACGCGGCAATGTTCATCGAGCCTGATCCTTCCAGCCGCGGCGGCGCCGGCGACTGGCGCGGTCGCGTGGTGGTGGCTGACTTGCGCACGATTGCGGAGCGCATCGTCGGCGAACGCAGCAGCACGCGAGCGTTCGAGGAATATGCGCATCGCAACGGCAAGTTGCTGTCGCCGACGGCTGCTGCCGATCGCGCCCTGATCCAGTACACCGAACGTCTGCTGGCCGCAGCGGTGGGTGCGGCCAACGCACGTCGCATCCTGATCAGCGCGTTGTCAGGTCGTGGGCTGGACCTTGCCGAGTCGATGGCGTTGCTGGACGAAGCCTCGCAGGAGTTGCGCTTCAATCGCGACTTGTTGTCGACCACGCTGGAGAACGTCTCACAAGGCATCAGCGTGGTCGATGCGAACATGCATCTGGTCGCGTGGAATCGGCGCTATCTGGAACTGTTCGACTACCCGGAGGGCCTGGTGCATGTCGGCGTGCCAGTCGCCGAGCTGATCCGCCGGAATGCCGAACTGGGTGAATGTGGCCCGGGCGAAGTGGACGGCCATGTGGTCAGGCGTATCGAGCACATGCGCGCCGGATCATCGCATCTATTCCAGCGCATCCGTCCGGACGGCACGGTGATCGAGATGCGCGGCCGCGCACTGCCGGGTGGAGGCTACGTCACCACGTATACTGACGTGACTGCCTACAAGAACGCCGAACTGGCGTTGCGCGAAGCCAATGAAACGCTCGAACTCCGGGTGGAGCAGCGCACTGCCGAACTATCCGAGGCCTTGGTTGCCACCGCGCAGGCGCGGCGCGCGGCGGAGGCAGCAAATATCTCCAAGACACGCTTCGTCGCTGCTGCCAGCCATGACTTGCTGCAGCCGTTGAATGCCGCACGTTTGTTCACCTCGGCGTTGCGCCAGCATCCCGGGTTGGACGCCGACGCTGGCCAGTTGGCCGAGCGCATTGATGCGTCCTTCCGCGCCGCCGAAGATCTGATCGATGCGTTGCTTGATACCTCGCGCCTGGACACTGGCAGCTATCGCCCCGAGGTAGTGGGCTTTGCGCTGGCTGAGTTGTTCGACTCGCTGACCGCGCAATTCGGCGTGGTGGCGGAACAACGGGGTCTGCGCCTGCGAGTGGTTCCGACGCGGCTGGCGGTGCGCAGTGACCCGCAATTGTTGCGGCGGATTCTGCAGAACTTTCTATCAAACGCACTGCGCTATACCCACCACGGCGGCGTGCTGCTGGGCGCGCGCCGGGTCGGTGACGAGGTGCGCATTGAAGTGTGGGATTCGGGCCCTGGCATTGCCGCCGAGCAGCGAGCGTGTATCTTCGATGAGTTCCAGCGGTTGGAGCAGCCCTCGCCGTGGGGTGAGAAAGGCCTCGGGCTGGGCTTGTCGATCTGCGACCGGCTGGCCGGCATTCTCGGTCATCGTCTCGATCTGCAATCGCGCGTGCATCACGGCAGCTGCTTTGCGGTCACCGTATTGCGCAACGAAGCGGTACCGGCACGCGACGGCAGGCCGGCACGCAACGGTCCCGACTCACCGTTACCGCTCACCGTGTTGTGCCTGGACAACGATGCATCGATTCTCGAAGGCATGCGCGCGCTGCTTGGACGCTGGGGCGTCGACTGCCGTACGGTGTTGGACGTGGCACAGGCTCGAGTGGAATTGGCGCGAGGTGCGATCGATCTGATCCTTGTCGACTACCATCTGGCCGATGATGTTGATGGATTGCAGGCGCTGCAGCAGCTGCGCGAGGAGCTCGGCGAGCTGCCACCGGTTGCGATCATTACCGCCGATGGCAGCAGCGAACTGAAGCAACGCGCGCGTGCGCTCGGCTACCCGGTACTGCAAAAGCCGGTGAAGCCAGCGGCCCTGCGTGCCTTGCTGGCGGCGCCGCTGCGCGGCCAGCAAAGCCAACCCGATTAG
- a CDS encoding glutamate synthase subunit beta: MGKITGFLDYPRLSETSEAPTQRKKHYREFTRQLSDADAVTQAARCMDCGIPFCHNGCPVNNIIPDFNELVYQQDWKRALDVLQSTNNFPEFTGRICPAPCESACTLNINSDAVGIKSIEHKIIDKGWEEGWVTPQPPAQATGKTVAIVGSGPAGLAAAQQLARAGHAVTVFEKNDRIGGLLRYGIPDFKLDKMLIDRRVEQLRGEGVQFRTSVFVGDANAASAYGKVETITPEQLQQDFDAVVIAGGAEAPRDLPVPGRELKGVHFAMDFLPQQNKVVAGDRLDRQLLATAKNVVVIGGGDTGSDCVGTSNRHGAASVTQFELLPQPPAQENKPMVWPYWPIRLRTSSSHEEGCQRDWSVATKSFNDDGDGNVRSLTCVRLEWTGGKMTEVADSEFEIPATLVLLAMGFVSPLQHVLDAFGVDKDARGNAKADTADYRTSVDKVFAAGDMRRGQSLVVWAIREGRQCARAVDEYLMGDSRLPR, encoded by the coding sequence ATGGGCAAGATCACCGGCTTTCTCGACTATCCACGCCTCAGCGAAACCAGCGAGGCGCCAACCCAGCGCAAGAAGCACTACCGCGAATTCACTCGTCAGCTCAGCGATGCCGACGCGGTGACGCAGGCGGCGCGTTGCATGGATTGCGGCATTCCGTTTTGCCACAACGGCTGTCCGGTCAACAACATCATTCCGGACTTCAACGAACTGGTGTACCAGCAGGACTGGAAGCGTGCGCTCGATGTGTTGCAGTCGACCAACAACTTCCCCGAGTTCACCGGACGCATTTGTCCCGCGCCCTGCGAATCGGCGTGCACGCTGAACATCAACAGCGATGCGGTGGGCATCAAGTCGATCGAGCACAAGATCATCGACAAGGGCTGGGAAGAAGGCTGGGTCACGCCGCAGCCGCCCGCGCAGGCGACCGGCAAGACGGTGGCGATCGTGGGCTCCGGGCCGGCCGGTCTGGCTGCCGCGCAGCAACTGGCGCGCGCAGGACATGCGGTAACCGTGTTCGAAAAGAATGACCGCATCGGGGGACTGTTGCGCTACGGCATCCCGGATTTCAAGCTGGACAAGATGCTGATCGATCGCCGCGTCGAACAATTGCGTGGCGAGGGCGTGCAGTTTCGCACCAGTGTGTTTGTGGGCGATGCGAACGCCGCTTCGGCGTATGGCAAGGTCGAGACGATCACGCCGGAGCAGTTGCAGCAGGACTTCGACGCGGTGGTAATCGCCGGCGGTGCTGAAGCGCCGCGCGATCTGCCGGTACCGGGACGCGAACTGAAAGGCGTCCATTTCGCCATGGACTTCCTGCCACAGCAAAACAAGGTAGTGGCCGGTGATCGACTCGACCGGCAGCTCCTCGCCACCGCTAAGAACGTGGTGGTGATTGGCGGCGGCGATACCGGCTCCGATTGTGTGGGCACCTCCAATCGCCACGGCGCGGCGTCGGTAACCCAGTTCGAATTGCTGCCGCAGCCGCCGGCACAGGAGAACAAGCCGATGGTGTGGCCGTACTGGCCGATTCGCCTGCGCACGTCCAGCTCACACGAAGAAGGTTGCCAGCGCGATTGGTCGGTGGCCACCAAAAGTTTCAATGACGACGGCGACGGGAACGTGCGCAGTCTTACCTGCGTGCGGCTGGAATGGACTGGCGGCAAGATGACCGAAGTCGCCGATAGCGAGTTCGAGATTCCCGCCACGCTGGTGCTGCTGGCGATGGGCTTCGTTTCCCCTCTACAGCACGTGCTTGATGCGTTTGGTGTGGACAAGGACGCACGTGGCAACGCCAAGGCCGACACAGCGGATTACCGCACCAGCGTCGACAAGGTGTTTGCCGCCGGTGACATGCGCCGCGGACAATCGCTGGTGGTGTGGGCTATCCGCGAGGGCCGGCAATGCGCACGTGCGGTGGACGAATATCTGATGGGCGACTCCCGCCTGCCACGCTGA